One segment of Mycobacterium spongiae DNA contains the following:
- the bioD gene encoding dethiobiotin synthase translates to MTVLFVTGTGTGVGKTVTTAALASHARQAGMDVALCKPVQTGIDIGDDDLAELARLSGVSELAGLARFPLPMAPAAAAEQAGRQLPTREQVLQVIVGLDRPGRLTLVEGAGGLLVQLADPDVTLRDLAADLRAAAIVTVAAELGTLNHTALTLESLAGQGVSCAGLVIGSWPARPGLVEISNHAELARLAPVRASLPAGAGSMDCAGFAAMSAAAFDRDWVTGLVR, encoded by the coding sequence TTGACCGTCCTGTTCGTCACGGGTACCGGCACCGGGGTAGGCAAGACGGTCACCACCGCTGCCCTGGCGTCCCACGCACGGCAGGCCGGCATGGACGTGGCGCTGTGTAAGCCCGTGCAGACCGGGATTGACATCGGCGATGACGACCTGGCGGAGCTGGCTCGGCTGTCTGGGGTCAGCGAGCTGGCCGGGTTGGCGCGCTTTCCGCTGCCCATGGCACCGGCCGCCGCGGCCGAGCAGGCCGGGCGGCAGTTGCCCACTCGCGAGCAGGTGTTGCAGGTCATCGTTGGCCTGGACCGCCCCGGGCGGCTGACCCTTGTCGAAGGCGCCGGCGGGCTGTTGGTGCAACTGGCGGACCCGGACGTGACCCTGCGTGATCTCGCTGCCGACTTGCGCGCCGCGGCGATTGTCACCGTTGCCGCGGAATTGGGCACTCTCAATCACACCGCGCTGACTCTGGAGTCGCTTGCTGGGCAGGGGGTTTCGTGTGCGGGTCTAGTGATCGGCAGCTGGCCGGCCCGACCCGGGTTGGTGGAGATTTCGAATCACGCTGAGCTGGCTCGGTTGGCCCCGGTGCGGGCTTCACTGCCCGCCGGGGCTGGATCGATGGATTGTGCCGGCTTCGCGGCCATGAGCGCGGCCGCGTTCGACCGCGACTGGGTAACCGGTCTGGTGCGGTGA
- a CDS encoding 2'-5' RNA ligase family protein: MVHSIELVFDRDTEAAVRHIWDGLASVGIPSQAPASRPHVTLAVADRVAPEVDDLLGPVADGLPLACAIGAPVFFGRGNLVLARLVVPTRDLLALHAEVHRLCASHLMPGPMSNSLPGQWTAHVTLARRAGGAQLSRALRIAGRPAQIDGQFAGLRRWEGNKRVEHLIR, from the coding sequence ATGGTGCATTCCATCGAGCTGGTCTTCGACCGCGACACCGAGGCGGCAGTTCGTCATATCTGGGACGGCTTGGCCTCCGTGGGGATACCCAGCCAGGCGCCGGCTAGCCGTCCGCATGTGACCCTCGCCGTTGCCGACCGGGTCGCCCCCGAGGTCGACGACCTGCTGGGTCCCGTTGCCGACGGGCTGCCGCTGGCCTGCGCGATCGGTGCCCCGGTGTTCTTCGGGCGGGGGAACCTCGTCCTCGCGCGGCTGGTGGTGCCGACTCGTGATCTGCTGGCGCTGCACGCCGAGGTGCATCGGCTATGTGCTTCCCATCTGATGCCGGGCCCCATGTCCAATAGCCTGCCGGGTCAGTGGACCGCACATGTCACATTGGCTCGCCGGGCCGGGGGCGCCCAGTTGAGCCGGGCGCTGCGTATCGCGGGACGGCCGGCACAGATCGACGGGCAATTCGCAGGCTTGCGCCGCTGGGAGGGCAACAAGCGCGTCGAGCATCTGATCCGCTGA